The DNA region GTCACGGACAACGTGAACAACCTGCTGAAGGTCACCGAGGAGTCCATGAGCAAGGTGAACGAGATCCTGTCCCACAAGGGGGCCATCATCAACTCTCTGGAAAACATCAACGTCATCACCAAGCGGGTGGACGAGCTGACGGAGCAGGTCAACGAGATAGTCAAGGCCTCCAGAATGGACATATCGGGCACTATCAGCAATATCAACGCGGCTTCGGCCAGCGCTTCCAGAATAGCGGACAACATCGACCGCTTCGTGTCCTCCGACGCTCTGCCCGAGGTCAAGGGCGCCCTTGCCGACGCCGGCGACTCCATGAAGATCCTGAAGGATACGGTGGCCAACGTGCAGGTGATAGTGGCCACGGTAGGCGACCAGGCGGGCAGCCTGAAGAACATCATGGACAAGGCCGATTCCATCCTGGCCAAGATAGACTATACCACCATCCAGGCGCAGCAGCTCATAGGCAACCTGAACGAAGCCTCCGAGTCTGTGAAGGACGTGGCCACGGATGAAGAGCTGAAAAGGAATATCAGCGAGACTGCGGAGAATATCAGAGAGACCACCCAGCAGGCCAAGGAGCTGGTGACCGCCCTCAACAAGCGTTTCGGCGGCATCGCCTCCGGCGAGAAGATAGAGGCCAAGCCTCAGGCAGACGCCTATTACAATCCCGACAAGGACACCTTTACCCTGGACGCCTACGTGGACGTCATGAAGGGGAAAAACGGA from Abditibacteriota bacterium includes:
- a CDS encoding MCE family protein — its product is MTKEIKVGLLVAASILVFCLLYAFLDEIKVRTNTYEICTYFDTVEKIDKGAQVRLSGFKVGAVTGIELTENLKAKITMKIDRKINIPVDSDCLATSGAIIGEIFIKINPGTSTKYLADGDTIKASTKVNFDEVTDNVNNLLKVTEESMSKVNEILSHKGAIINSLENINVITKRVDELTEQVNEIVKASRMDISGTISNINAASASASRIADNIDRFVSSDALPEVKGALADAGDSMKILKDTVANVQVIVATVGDQAGSLKNIMDKADSILAKIDYTTIQAQQLIGNLNEASESVKDVATDEELKRNISETAENIRETTQQAKELVTALNKRFGGIASGEKIEAKPQADAYYNPDKDTFTLDAYVDVMKGKNGGRIGLYDLGESNKFTLMYNRRLSDSSLLRGGLFRSKLGIGYDYTSGKAGLSADLYRPNDPYLFVRGKYRLNKNLSLMVGAEDLLHKENRKPVFGLSLSY